From a single Maritimibacter sp. DP1N21-5 genomic region:
- the ybgC gene encoding tol-pal system-associated acyl-CoA thioesterase, which produces MTHRFPLRVYYEDTDLAGIVYYANYLKFIERARTEWVRAKGVDQVKLKAEAGIVFAVRHLEADYLHPAHFDDELTVETRVEAMTGARLTLRQEVLRGGERLFSALVTLVALNETGHPARLPAIIRHSLH; this is translated from the coding sequence ATGACCCATCGCTTCCCCCTGCGCGTCTATTACGAAGACACCGACCTTGCCGGGATCGTCTATTACGCGAATTACCTGAAGTTCATCGAACGGGCCCGGACCGAGTGGGTGCGGGCCAAAGGCGTAGACCAGGTCAAGCTGAAGGCGGAGGCGGGGATCGTTTTCGCGGTGCGCCATCTCGAGGCCGATTACCTGCACCCGGCGCATTTCGACGACGAGCTGACGGTCGAGACCCGGGTGGAAGCAATGACCGGAGCACGGCTCACGCTCCGGCAGGAAGTACTGCGGGGCGGCGAGCGGCTTTTCTCGGCGCTGGTCACCTTGGTCGCGCTTAACGAGACAGGACATCCGGCCCGGCTTCCGGCGATAATCCGCCACTCCCTGCACTGA
- the thpR gene encoding RNA 2',3'-cyclic phosphodiesterase — protein MRAFVALDLPEPLITAVARLQAGLDVGRRVPEENLHLTLAFLGEVSEPLVNDVAEAMMSLSAPAVDLTLTGLDVMGGAEPSLVCATAEAVPALVTLQEKVMRMVRVAGVDLERRRFRPHVTLARFSRALNTKDDKALRDFLKLNGRYRSETHLATRVTLYESHLTKEGSIYDPLSDIYLRQP, from the coding sequence GTGAGGGCCTTCGTCGCGCTCGACCTGCCGGAGCCGCTGATCACGGCGGTCGCGCGGTTGCAGGCGGGGCTCGACGTGGGGCGGCGGGTGCCGGAAGAGAACCTCCATCTGACGCTCGCTTTTCTGGGCGAGGTAAGCGAGCCCCTGGTCAACGACGTGGCCGAAGCCATGATGAGCCTGTCCGCCCCTGCGGTCGACCTGACGCTCACCGGGCTCGACGTGATGGGCGGTGCCGAGCCGAGCCTCGTTTGCGCGACGGCCGAAGCAGTGCCTGCGCTGGTCACGCTTCAGGAGAAGGTCATGCGCATGGTGCGCGTCGCCGGGGTCGACCTCGAACGACGGCGGTTCCGTCCGCATGTGACGCTCGCGCGATTCTCGCGCGCGCTCAACACGAAGGACGACAAGGCGCTGCGCGATTTTCTGAAGCTCAACGGCCGCTACCGGAGCGAGACGCATCTCGCGACCCGGGTGACGCTCTACGAAAGCCACCTGACCAAGGAGGGCTCGATCTATGACCCCCTGTCCGACATCTACCTGAGGCAGCCATGA
- a CDS encoding AMP-binding protein, whose amino-acid sequence MRSRFRWNIPEDFNMAEACCDSWAREEPDRVALTHVGEAASKDWTFGELQVSSDGLAGAFAGHGIGRGDRVGILLAQCPEALIAHLATWKRGAISIPLFTLFGPDALEFRLADSGAVAVVTDAEGAEKIATIRDSLPDLREVFVIGGAPHARDLWREIAGAMPAVPEDVGAEDPAVIIYTSGTTGPPKGALHAHRFLIGHLPNVELHHEGFPKEGDVGWTPADWAWIGGLMDMALPCLYHGVRLVSCRMKKFDPDAAFRLIAEQKIRNLFLPPTALKLMRQVAVPKDVSIRTIGSGGEALGADLLDWAKGALGVTINEFYGQTECNLVIASCAGAMPVKPGSMGRAVPGHEVGVIDATGQAVAPGMLGEIAVRRPDPVMFLGYWNQPEKTTEKFVGDWMRTGDLGTCDADGYFTYVSRDDDVITSAGYRIGPTEIEICLTGHDDVVMAAVVGVPDPVRGESVKAFVVTRAGVSTEGLAEALIARVKARVSPHVAPRTIEFVEALPMTATGKIMRRELRGDRS is encoded by the coding sequence ATGCGCTCCCGGTTCCGATGGAACATCCCGGAGGACTTCAACATGGCCGAGGCCTGTTGCGACTCCTGGGCCCGGGAAGAGCCGGACCGCGTGGCGTTGACCCATGTGGGCGAGGCTGCGAGCAAGGACTGGACCTTCGGTGAGTTGCAGGTTTCTTCGGACGGTCTGGCGGGGGCCTTCGCCGGGCATGGCATCGGGCGCGGCGACAGGGTGGGCATCCTCCTTGCCCAATGTCCCGAGGCGCTGATCGCGCATCTGGCGACGTGGAAACGCGGCGCCATCTCGATCCCGCTCTTCACGCTTTTCGGACCCGACGCGCTGGAATTCCGGCTGGCCGACAGCGGCGCGGTGGCAGTCGTTACCGATGCCGAGGGCGCAGAGAAAATCGCCACGATCCGGGACAGCCTGCCGGACCTGCGCGAGGTCTTCGTGATCGGGGGCGCGCCTCATGCCCGCGACCTGTGGCGGGAGATCGCGGGGGCCATGCCGGCTGTCCCCGAGGACGTGGGGGCCGAGGATCCGGCCGTGATCATCTATACCTCCGGCACCACCGGCCCGCCCAAGGGCGCGCTCCATGCGCATCGGTTCCTGATCGGCCATCTGCCCAATGTCGAACTGCACCACGAAGGCTTCCCGAAGGAGGGCGACGTCGGCTGGACGCCCGCCGACTGGGCCTGGATCGGCGGGCTCATGGACATGGCGCTGCCCTGTCTTTACCACGGGGTCAGGCTCGTCTCCTGCCGGATGAAGAAATTCGATCCCGACGCGGCCTTCCGGCTGATCGCCGAGCAGAAGATCCGCAATCTCTTCCTGCCGCCGACCGCGCTCAAGCTCATGCGACAGGTCGCGGTGCCGAAAGACGTAAGTATACGCACCATCGGTTCGGGCGGCGAGGCACTGGGGGCAGATCTCCTCGACTGGGCGAAGGGCGCGCTCGGGGTCACGATCAACGAGTTCTACGGCCAGACCGAATGCAACCTGGTGATTGCCTCCTGCGCCGGGGCCATGCCGGTAAAGCCGGGCAGCATGGGCCGCGCCGTGCCGGGGCACGAGGTCGGGGTGATCGACGCGACGGGGCAGGCCGTGGCGCCGGGAATGCTGGGCGAGATCGCCGTGCGCCGCCCGGACCCGGTGATGTTCCTTGGCTACTGGAACCAGCCTGAGAAGACCACGGAGAAGTTTGTCGGCGACTGGATGCGGACCGGGGACCTCGGCACCTGCGACGCCGACGGTTATTTCACCTATGTGTCGCGCGACGACGACGTGATCACCTCGGCGGGCTACCGGATCGGACCGACCGAGATCGAGATCTGCCTCACGGGGCACGACGACGTGGTGATGGCTGCCGTCGTGGGCGTGCCCGACCCGGTGCGCGGCGAATCGGTGAAGGCCTTCGTCGTGACGCGGGCGGGGGTGTCGACCGAGGGGCTGGCCGAGGCCCTCATCGCGCGGGTCAAGGCGCGGGTGAGCCCGCATGTGGCGCCCAGAACAATCGAATTCGTCGAAGCCCTGCCGATGACGGCGACGGGCAAGATCATGCGACGCGAGCTCAGGGGAGACAGGTCATGA
- a CDS encoding D-galactarate dehydratase has product MKAFVLVALLGLAACANGPFSQDPAGNVTGTATTETDLETTVTAPPPPPGARTEEAFDTTTEDERLAAVAAPEPAGERTLGTTIATLGAPTAPGFWLETPLVSAVSQGRVVAKANGKSVSLELRPIEGPATAGSRISLPALRLLEVGLAGLHELTVYAK; this is encoded by the coding sequence ATGAAAGCGTTTGTTCTTGTTGCCCTTCTGGGGCTCGCCGCCTGTGCCAACGGGCCGTTTTCGCAGGATCCTGCCGGAAATGTGACCGGTACGGCCACGACGGAAACCGATCTGGAAACCACCGTGACCGCGCCGCCGCCACCGCCGGGCGCACGGACCGAGGAGGCCTTCGACACCACGACCGAGGACGAACGCCTGGCCGCCGTCGCCGCGCCGGAGCCAGCGGGCGAACGCACGCTGGGCACAACGATCGCGACCCTGGGCGCACCGACGGCTCCGGGGTTCTGGCTCGAGACGCCGCTGGTCAGCGCCGTATCGCAAGGCCGGGTGGTGGCCAAGGCGAACGGCAAGTCGGTGTCGCTGGAGCTGCGCCCGATCGAGGGGCCGGCGACGGCGGGCAGCCGGATTTCCTTGCCCGCCCTGCGTCTACTGGAGGTCGGTCTCGCCGGCCTGCATGAACTCACGGTATACGCGAAGTGA
- the moaA gene encoding GTP 3',8-cyclase MoaA, with amino-acid sequence MADQRLIDPFMRPITYLRLSVTDRCDFRCTYCMAENMTFLPKKELLTLEELDRVSTAFIGLGVRKLRITGGEPLVRRDIMDFFRGMSRHLDSGALDELTLTTNGSQLERFAGDLAAAGVKRINISLDTLDDTKFREITRRGDLAQVLRGIDAAQKAGLRIKINAVALNHFNDSELFTITEWCASRDMDLTWIEVMPMGDIGNEQRLDQYWPLTDVRESYESRFTVTPLAERSGGPARYVRLEETGQKIGFITPLTHNFCESCNRVRLTCTGELYMCLGQEDRADLRLPLREHPEDDAPLVAAIREAITHKPKGHDFDYSRQRLDGQMPRHMSHTGG; translated from the coding sequence ATGGCCGACCAACGTCTCATAGACCCCTTCATGCGCCCGATCACCTATCTTCGGTTGTCGGTGACGGACCGCTGCGATTTCCGCTGCACCTATTGCATGGCCGAGAACATGACGTTTCTTCCCAAGAAGGAACTCCTGACGCTCGAGGAACTTGACCGCGTCTCGACGGCCTTCATCGGCCTCGGTGTCCGCAAGCTGCGGATCACGGGCGGCGAGCCGCTGGTCAGGCGCGATATCATGGATTTCTTCCGGGGCATGTCGCGGCACCTGGACAGCGGCGCACTCGACGAACTGACGCTGACCACCAACGGTTCGCAGCTCGAACGCTTTGCCGGCGATCTGGCGGCGGCGGGCGTGAAGCGGATCAATATCTCGCTCGATACGCTCGATGACACCAAATTCCGCGAGATCACCCGTCGTGGCGACCTCGCTCAGGTCCTGCGCGGCATCGACGCGGCGCAGAAGGCCGGGCTTCGGATCAAGATCAACGCCGTCGCATTGAACCACTTCAACGACAGCGAACTGTTCACGATCACCGAATGGTGCGCCTCGCGCGACATGGACCTGACCTGGATCGAGGTCATGCCCATGGGCGACATCGGGAACGAGCAGCGGCTGGACCAATACTGGCCGCTTACCGACGTGCGCGAAAGCTACGAAAGCCGCTTCACGGTGACGCCTCTGGCCGAACGCTCCGGCGGGCCGGCCCGTTATGTGCGGCTCGAAGAGACCGGTCAGAAGATCGGCTTCATCACGCCGCTCACACATAACTTCTGCGAAAGCTGCAACCGGGTGCGACTGACCTGCACCGGCGAGCTTTACATGTGCCTCGGGCAGGAAGACCGCGCCGACCTGCGCCTGCCCCTGCGCGAGCATCCTGAGGACGATGCCCCGCTCGTCGCCGCCATCCGCGAGGCGATCACGCACAAGCCCAAGGGACATGACTTCGATTACTCGCGCCAGAGGCTCGACGGGCAGATGCCCCGGCACATGAGCCACACGGGAGGCTGA
- a CDS encoding thermonuclease family protein has translation MNAFKAGFVAVAVFCPVSSIAQDGFPGPYYGEVTRVIDGDTFVANVSIWPNIKADISVRIAGIQAPETRRSASCDEEPYYGAQAKFALEQELPVGQSIRLENVRNGSFAGRVIANVFRQNEVRGTPIETLMTRRGLAVDWIPGDDEIDWCEFFLRSAPN, from the coding sequence ATGAATGCATTCAAAGCGGGATTTGTGGCGGTCGCGGTCTTCTGCCCGGTAAGTTCGATTGCTCAAGATGGCTTTCCCGGACCCTATTATGGTGAGGTCACACGCGTGATTGACGGTGATACATTTGTCGCGAACGTGTCAATCTGGCCCAATATCAAAGCTGATATCAGTGTGCGAATTGCAGGTATTCAGGCGCCGGAGACGCGGCGCTCCGCTTCTTGCGACGAAGAACCCTACTACGGAGCGCAGGCTAAATTCGCCTTGGAACAGGAACTCCCCGTCGGCCAATCGATAAGACTGGAGAATGTCAGGAATGGTTCGTTTGCTGGTCGAGTTATTGCGAACGTGTTTCGCCAAAACGAGGTTCGCGGAACCCCAATTGAAACTTTGATGACACGACGTGGATTGGCAGTTGATTGGATTCCGGGAGATGATGAAATCGACTGGTGCGAATTTTTCTTGAGGAGCGCCCCAAACTAA
- a CDS encoding M20 aminoacylase family protein — translation MPIKNRFAELQSEIAAWRQDIHRHPEINFATHRTSALVAAKLREFGCDEVVEGIGQTGVVGVIRGKANVSGRTVGLRADMDALPILEATGLDYASETPGAMHACGHDGHTAMLLGAAKYLAETRNFDGTCVVIFQPAEEGGGGGREMVEDGLMERFAIDEVYGMHNWPGIPVGEFQIRAGGFFAATDQFDLVIEGKGGHAAKPHEGIDPTVMASHIIVALQTIVSRNVDPVKQAVVSVTQMATEGDSYNVIPQRVHMKGTIRTHDAGLRTSVPARVEALAKGIAEGFGGRATFTYHEGYPVMVNTEAETAFAADVAARVTGRPTAEADPVMGGEDFAYMLEARPGAYILVGNGDTAPVHHPEYNFSDEAIPAGCSWWAEIVEQRLPAA, via the coding sequence ATGCCCATCAAGAACCGCTTCGCCGAGCTTCAGTCCGAAATCGCCGCCTGGCGGCAGGACATCCACCGCCACCCGGAGATCAACTTCGCCACACACCGCACTTCGGCGCTTGTCGCGGCCAAGTTGCGCGAGTTCGGCTGTGACGAGGTGGTCGAGGGCATCGGGCAAACCGGTGTCGTAGGTGTGATCCGGGGCAAGGCGAATGTCTCTGGCCGCACCGTGGGTCTGCGCGCCGATATGGATGCGCTCCCGATCCTCGAGGCGACAGGGCTCGACTATGCCTCCGAGACGCCCGGGGCGATGCATGCCTGCGGCCATGACGGCCATACCGCCATGCTGCTGGGGGCCGCGAAATACCTTGCCGAGACGCGGAATTTCGATGGCACCTGCGTCGTGATCTTCCAACCCGCCGAAGAAGGTGGCGGCGGGGGCCGCGAAATGGTCGAGGATGGCTTGATGGAGCGTTTCGCCATCGATGAGGTTTACGGGATGCACAACTGGCCCGGCATTCCCGTCGGCGAGTTCCAGATCCGGGCGGGAGGCTTTTTTGCCGCCACTGACCAGTTCGACCTGGTGATCGAAGGGAAGGGTGGCCATGCCGCGAAACCGCATGAGGGCATCGACCCGACGGTGATGGCGAGCCATATCATCGTGGCGCTCCAGACCATTGTAAGCCGCAACGTCGACCCCGTGAAACAGGCGGTGGTGTCGGTGACGCAGATGGCGACCGAGGGCGACAGCTACAACGTCATTCCCCAGCGCGTGCACATGAAGGGCACGATCCGCACCCATGATGCCGGGCTTCGCACCTCGGTGCCTGCGCGGGTCGAGGCGCTGGCCAAGGGGATTGCCGAAGGCTTTGGTGGCCGCGCGACCTTCACCTACCACGAGGGCTACCCGGTCATGGTCAACACCGAGGCCGAGACCGCCTTCGCCGCTGACGTGGCCGCGCGGGTGACAGGCAGGCCGACCGCCGAGGCCGATCCGGTGATGGGGGGCGAGGACTTCGCCTATATGCTGGAGGCGCGACCGGGGGCGTATATCCTCGTCGGCAATGGCGACACCGCGCCCGTGCATCATCCCGAATACAACTTCTCGGACGAGGCGATCCCGGCAGGGTGCAGCTGGTGGGCCGAGATCGTGGAACAGCGCCTGCCGGCGGCGTAG
- the ruvB gene encoding Holliday junction branch migration DNA helicase RuvB, whose product MTDPDPTLRAAPLPDEKPDHDRALRPQQLGDFIGQAEARANLRVFIESARQRGEAMDHTLFHGPPGLGKTTLAQIMARELGVNFRMTSGPVLAKAGDLAAILTNLEARDVLFIDEIHRLNPVVEEVLYPALEDFELDLVIGEGPAARTVRIELQPFTLVGATTRLGLLTTPLRDRFGIPTRLQFYTVDELHEIVTRNAVKLNAPADPEGALEIAKRARGTPRIAGRLLRRVVDFALVEGDGRITREIADMALTRLGVDHLGLDGADRRYLGLMAEHYGGGPVGIETLAAALSESRDALEEVIEPFLLQQGLIQRTPRGRMLGHKAWRHLGLEAPRPAGQQDLFGK is encoded by the coding sequence ATGACCGATCCAGATCCGACCCTGCGCGCCGCCCCCCTTCCGGACGAAAAGCCCGATCACGACCGGGCGCTGCGCCCGCAGCAGCTTGGCGATTTCATCGGTCAGGCCGAGGCACGGGCGAACCTGCGCGTCTTCATCGAAAGCGCCCGCCAGCGGGGCGAGGCGATGGACCATACGCTCTTTCACGGCCCGCCGGGTCTGGGCAAGACCACTCTGGCCCAGATCATGGCCCGCGAGCTTGGCGTGAACTTCCGCATGACCTCGGGCCCGGTGCTGGCCAAGGCGGGCGACCTTGCCGCGATCCTGACCAACCTCGAAGCGCGCGATGTGCTCTTCATCGACGAAATCCATCGCCTCAACCCCGTGGTCGAGGAAGTGCTCTATCCGGCGCTCGAGGACTTCGAGCTTGACCTCGTGATCGGCGAAGGTCCCGCCGCGCGCACGGTGCGGATCGAGTTGCAGCCTTTCACGCTAGTGGGCGCGACCACGCGGCTCGGGCTTCTGACGACACCGCTTCGGGACCGGTTCGGCATCCCGACCCGGCTTCAGTTCTATACCGTGGACGAATTGCACGAGATCGTCACGCGCAACGCCGTCAAGCTTAACGCGCCAGCCGATCCCGAGGGCGCGCTTGAGATCGCCAAACGTGCCCGGGGCACGCCGCGCATTGCAGGGCGCCTCTTGCGGCGCGTCGTGGACTTCGCGCTGGTCGAGGGCGACGGCCGCATCACGCGCGAGATCGCCGACATGGCGCTGACGCGGCTTGGCGTCGATCACCTGGGTCTCGATGGGGCCGACCGTCGTTATCTCGGCCTCATGGCCGAGCATTACGGCGGGGGGCCAGTCGGGATCGAAACGCTGGCCGCCGCGCTCAGTGAAAGCCGCGATGCGCTCGAAGAGGTCATCGAGCCGTTCCTCTTGCAACAGGGTCTGATCCAGCGCACGCCACGGGGCCGGATGCTTGGCCACAAGGCATGGCGTCACCTTGGGCTCGAGGCTCCCAGACCGGCGGGCCAGCAGGATCTCTTCGGCAAGTGA
- the ruvA gene encoding Holliday junction branch migration protein RuvA — translation MIGKIAGRVDYKTTDHALIDVRGVGYIVFLSERALMALKPGEAASFYTEMIVREDAMTLYGFTSLVEKEWFRLLLAVQGVGAKAATAILGALGPDGVSRAIALGDWNAVKAAKGIGPKTAQRVVMELKDKAPTVMAMGAGTAPKAPLDEELVETYMPEPPVGSPVKAPANNAQPEALSALTNLGYQPGEAASAVATALNETPDLDTAGLIRAALKLLAPKG, via the coding sequence ATGATCGGAAAAATAGCCGGGCGGGTCGATTACAAGACCACGGATCACGCGCTCATCGACGTCCGGGGCGTAGGCTATATCGTCTTTCTGTCGGAACGTGCGCTCATGGCGCTGAAACCCGGTGAGGCGGCGAGTTTCTATACCGAGATGATTGTACGCGAAGATGCCATGACGCTCTATGGTTTCACCTCGCTGGTCGAGAAGGAATGGTTCCGGCTGCTGCTCGCGGTGCAGGGCGTCGGGGCCAAGGCGGCCACGGCGATCCTTGGCGCGCTCGGTCCCGACGGGGTCTCGCGCGCCATCGCGCTTGGCGACTGGAACGCGGTCAAGGCGGCCAAGGGGATCGGTCCCAAGACGGCGCAGCGCGTGGTCATGGAGTTGAAGGACAAGGCGCCGACGGTCATGGCGATGGGGGCGGGCACCGCACCCAAGGCGCCGCTCGACGAGGAACTGGTCGAAACCTACATGCCCGAACCTCCGGTTGGCAGCCCCGTGAAAGCTCCGGCCAACAATGCCCAACCCGAAGCGCTCTCGGCGCTCACCAACCTCGGCTATCAACCGGGCGAGGCGGCCTCGGCCGTGGCGACGGCGCTTAACGAGACACCCGACCTCGACACCGCCGGGCTCATCCGCGCGGCGCTCAAGCTTCTCGCGCCCAAGGGGTAG
- the ruvC gene encoding crossover junction endodeoxyribonuclease RuvC, whose amino-acid sequence MRVLGIDPGLVNSGWGIIDVDGSRITHVANGICHGIGDGLGDRLLALFDQLTAVVTQWCPDQAAVEKTFVNKDGVGTLKLGQARGIAMLVPARAGLPIGEYSPNSIKKTVVGAGHAEKGQVEYMVRLQLPSVQINGPDAADALAIALCHAHHARTNGRLAAAIAAGR is encoded by the coding sequence ATGCGGGTTTTGGGCATCGATCCGGGACTGGTCAACAGCGGCTGGGGGATCATCGACGTCGACGGCTCGCGAATCACGCATGTCGCGAACGGCATCTGCCACGGCATCGGCGACGGGCTGGGCGACCGCCTGCTCGCGCTCTTCGACCAGCTTACCGCCGTTGTCACGCAATGGTGCCCCGATCAGGCCGCCGTGGAGAAGACCTTCGTCAACAAGGACGGTGTCGGCACGCTGAAGCTTGGCCAGGCGCGGGGGATCGCCATGCTGGTGCCCGCCCGTGCGGGGCTGCCCATCGGGGAGTATTCGCCTAACTCGATCAAGAAGACCGTGGTGGGCGCCGGCCATGCCGAGAAGGGGCAGGTGGAATACATGGTGCGCCTTCAGCTTCCCAGCGTGCAGATCAACGGTCCTGATGCGGCGGATGCGCTGGCCATTGCGCTCTGCCACGCCCATCATGCGCGCACCAACGGTCGCCTCGCGGCGGCCATCGCGGCGGGACGATAG
- a CDS encoding DUF1127 domain-containing protein — MATAIATYEVAGHVSRVVRFVTDLMITLQRRRAARETREILSFLTDAQLEDIGIHRADIARRF, encoded by the coding sequence ATGGCTACGGCTATCGCCACCTACGAAGTTGCCGGTCACGTTTCGCGCGTTGTCCGGTTCGTTACCGATCTGATGATCACGCTCCAGCGCCGCCGTGCGGCTCGGGAAACCCGCGAAATCCTGTCCTTCCTTACGGATGCGCAGCTTGAAGACATCGGCATCCATCGCGCCGATATCGCCCGTCGTTTCTGA
- a CDS encoding DegQ family serine endoprotease, which produces MLTLLASVSHARGAPESFADLAQQVSPAVVNITTATVVAQDTGPSPMVPEGSPFEDFFRDFLDRNGGDQSPQSRRSSALGSGFVISEDGFIVTNNHVIEGADEIEIEFFGDRGTLPATVVGTDPNTDIALLKVETDEPLPFVPFGDSGAIRVGDWVMAMGNPLGQGFSISAGIISARGRELQGTYDDFLQTDAAINRGNSGGPLFNMDGQVIGVNTAILSPNGGSIGIGFAMASNVVTKVVDQLKEFGETRRGWLGVRIQDVTDDVAEAMGLADARGALVTDVPEGPAMDAGMEAGDVIVNFGGEDIEDTRELVRIVGNSGVGETVRVIVLREGQTQTLRVTLGRREEAISADASEAPEETPGEDAPLEKTVLGLSLSEMTPELREELGLDAGSSGLVVTAVLAESQAAAKGLEAGDVITEAGQQRLETIADLEARVAEAKDGGRQSILLLVRRGGDPRFVALPVEE; this is translated from the coding sequence ATGCTGACGCTCTTGGCCAGCGTGTCCCATGCGCGCGGCGCGCCCGAGAGTTTTGCCGATCTGGCCCAGCAGGTCAGCCCTGCCGTGGTGAACATCACGACCGCCACCGTGGTGGCACAGGACACCGGGCCCTCGCCCATGGTGCCGGAAGGTTCGCCCTTCGAAGATTTCTTCCGCGACTTCCTTGACCGCAACGGCGGCGACCAGTCGCCGCAGTCGCGCCGGTCATCGGCGCTTGGCTCCGGCTTCGTGATTTCCGAGGATGGCTTCATCGTCACCAACAACCACGTGATCGAAGGCGCGGACGAGATCGAGATCGAATTCTTCGGGGACCGCGGCACGCTGCCTGCCACCGTCGTCGGTACCGATCCCAACACCGACATCGCGCTTCTCAAGGTCGAAACGGACGAGCCGCTACCCTTCGTGCCCTTCGGCGACTCCGGTGCGATCCGGGTCGGCGATTGGGTCATGGCGATGGGCAACCCGCTGGGGCAGGGCTTTTCCATTTCTGCCGGCATCATCTCGGCCCGGGGGCGGGAGCTTCAGGGCACTTACGACGATTTCCTTCAGACCGACGCCGCGATCAACCGGGGCAACTCGGGCGGCCCGCTCTTCAACATGGACGGGCAGGTGATCGGGGTGAACACGGCGATCCTGTCGCCCAACGGCGGATCCATCGGGATTGGTTTCGCCATGGCCTCGAACGTGGTGACCAAGGTCGTCGATCAACTCAAGGAATTCGGTGAGACGCGCCGGGGCTGGCTCGGCGTGCGTATTCAGGACGTGACCGATGACGTGGCCGAGGCGATGGGCCTGGCCGACGCCCGCGGTGCGCTGGTGACGGATGTGCCGGAAGGTCCCGCCATGGACGCGGGAATGGAGGCGGGCGACGTCATCGTGAACTTCGGCGGCGAAGACATCGAGGATACCCGTGAACTCGTGCGCATCGTGGGCAACTCGGGCGTCGGTGAAACCGTGCGCGTGATCGTCCTGCGCGAAGGCCAGACCCAGACGCTCCGCGTGACGCTCGGTCGGCGCGAGGAGGCGATCTCGGCAGACGCCAGCGAGGCCCCGGAAGAGACGCCGGGCGAAGACGCCCCGCTCGAGAAGACCGTTCTGGGCCTTTCACTCTCTGAGATGACGCCGGAGCTGCGCGAAGAGCTTGGCCTCGACGCGGGATCGTCCGGTCTCGTGGTCACGGCCGTGCTGGCGGAAAGCCAGGCGGCCGCGAAGGGTCTTGAGGCCGGCGACGTGATTACCGAGGCCGGTCAGCAGCGGCTCGAAACCATCGCCGATCTGGAAGCGCGGGTGGCGGAGGCCAAGGATGGCGGTCGCCAGTCGATCCTGCTTCTGGTCCGCCGCGGTGGCGATCCGCGCTTCGTGGCTCTGCCGGTCGAGGAATAG